The nucleotide sequence TTTGGCTTTCCTGCTTTTCCAACAAATTTTAGCTCCCCTTTAATTGACGGGTTAAAACCCGACCTACAAAAATCAAATTATTTCGTCTCTTTCGTAAGTGAGCTTGCGAACGTTCTGTTATCCGTGAGCAAAGCGTTCGTTCCTGCTTCTGCCTTTCCTAGAACCTTTCTTATCTTTAACCTTCTATTAGACACAAATCCCCTCTAACGCTATCCCTGCGTTCGGGGATAAGTACTCTGACCTCCAAGGATGGAGGAAATGGCGATAAGTGTATGGATCACTTACGGCCATGTACAAAAAAGGCGACCATCCGTTAAGAAGGTCGCCTTTTTTTAAACAAATAACCCTTATCGGGAAATGTTCTTCTTGATGGTTTCAACAACGCGCAATTGAGCAACAGCCTGAGCTAGTTCAATCGCAGCGGCAGCATAGTTGAAGTCAGCGCCAGCATCTGCCATAGCAGATTCTGCACGACGCTTAGCTTCCCCAGCGGCCTTTTCGTCAATCTCATCAGCACGCAATACTACGTCAGCCAATACTGAAACAGAAAAAGGTTGAACTTCCAGAATACCACCTGAAAGATAAAACACCTCTTCTTTCCCATCTTGCTTGACGATGCGTGCCATGCCAGGTTTGATATATGTCAGCAGTGGCGCGTGTCCAGGCATAATACCTAGCTCACCTTCTGAACCAGTCACTTGTAGATGTGCTACAAGGCCAGTAAAGATGTTGTTTTCTGCACTTACAATATCAAGTTGTACTGTCATGGCTGCCATCCGTTCTCCTTAAAACTAATACTCTGCACTTATTCTTGAACTAAAAGTTCTGAACGAGCGCAGAACACTTCGTTACTTCTTGTTGGCTTTCTCAACGGCTTCGTCGATTGAACCAACCATGTAGAACGCTTGCTCTGGAAGATGATCAAACTCACCCTCTAGAATGCCCTTAAAGCCACGAATGGTGTCTTTAAGAGAAACGTACTTACCTGGAGAACCGGTGAATACTTCAGCTACGAAGAATGGCTGAGAAAGATATTTTTCAATCTTACGAGCACGTGCTACGGTCGTCTTATCTTCATCAGATAATTCATCCATACCAAGAATCGCAATAATATCTTTCAGCTCTTTATAACGCTGAAGTACAGTTTGCACACCGTTAGCAACATCATAATGCTCTTGACCAACAACCAAAGGATCTAATTGACGCGAAGTCGAATCCAATGGGTCAACCGCTGGGTAAATACCCATAGAAGCGATGTTACGTGACAATACAACAGTCGCATCTAAGTGAGCGAAGGTTGTTGCTGGTGATGGATCCGTCAAGTCATCTGCAGGTACGTATACGGCTTGAACAGAGGTAATAGACCCTGTTTTAGTCGATGTAATACGCTCCTGAAGTACACCCATCTCTTCAGCCAATGTTGGCTGGTAACCTACTGCTGATGGCATACGGCCTAGCAGTGCAGATACTTCAGTACCTGCTAAGGTGTAACGATAGATGTTATCAACGAAGAAAAGAACATCTTTTCCTTCGTCACGGAACTTCTCAGCCATGGTTAGACCAGTAAGTGCCACACGTAGACGGTTTCCTGGAGGCTCGTTCATCTGACCATAAACCATGGCCACTTTGTCGAGAACACCAGAATCTTTCATCTCGTAGTAGAAGTCGTTACCCTCACGAGTACGCTCACCTACACCAGCAAATACAGATAAACCTGAGTGTGCTTTAGCAATGTTGTTAATAAGTTCCATCATGTTGACGGTCTTACCAACACCAGCACCACCAAACAGACCTACTTTACCACCTTTAGCGAAAGGACAAATAAGGTCAATAACCTTGATACCCGTCTCTAAAAGTTCAGTAGAGCTTGATTGATCTTCATATGAAGGAGCTTCACGGTGAATAACATAACGTTCTTGTTCACCGATTTCGCCACATTCATCAATAGGTTGACCTAATACGTTCATGATACGGCCAAGGGTTTTTTCCCCTACCGGAACAGAAATAGGTGAACCAGAGTTTACAACCTCAAGACCACGACGCAGACCATCTGAAGTACCCATAGCGATGGTACGAACTACACCACCACCTAGTTGTTGCTGAACTTCCAGCACCAAATCTTCACTTTCGATCTTTAGAGCGTCATATATCTGAGGTACGGAATCTTGTGGAAACTCAACGTCCACAACCGCGCCAATGACTTGGACAACAGTACCTGTGCTCATGATAAATCCTCTAAAACTTGTATTCGTTACCTAGCCTAAACGGCTGCAGCGCCAGCAACAATTTCCGACAGTTCCTGCGTAATCGCAGCCTGACGAGCCTTGTTATAAACTAACTGCAAGTCTTTAATAAGATCACCAGCATTGTCGGTTGCAGACTTCATAGCAACCATACGGGCTGCTTGTTCGGATGCAATATTTTCAACAACACCTTGGTAAACCTGTGACTCCACATAACGTACCAACAAGGTATCCAAAAGTTCTTTTGGATCCGGCTCGTATATGTAGTCCCAATGATGAGAAATCTCATCCTCTTTTGACTTTGGCAAAGGTAGCAGCTGTTCGATCACTGGCATTTGAGACATAGTATTAACGAACTTGTTAAATACCACGTACAAACGATCCAGTTTGCCTTCGTTGTATCCTTCTAGCATCACACGTACTGTTCCGATCAGGTCAGCGAGCTTTGGAGCGTCGCCTAAACCAGATGCTTGAGCAGGTACTATTCCGCCAAAATTAGTGAAGAACTGTACACTTCGTGCGCCGATTGGGCAGAATTCAACTTCTACACCAGCTGCACGTTGCTGCTTCACGTCTGCGATAACCTTTTTGAAAAGGTTAACGTTCAGACCACCACAAAGACCACGGTCGGTTGACACTACAATGTAACCAACACGCTTAGCCTCTCTCACCTCTAAATAGGGGTGCTTATACTCGAGAGAACCTTGCGCTACGTGACCGATCACCTTACGCATATTTTCTGCATATGGACGACTTGCTGCCATGCGTTCCTGCGCTCTGCGCATTTTGCTGGCAGCAACCATTTCCATAGCGGATGTGATCTTCTGAGTATTTTGAACACTCGCGATCTTGGTTTTAATCTCTTTAGCGTTGGCCATCTTAACTCTCCAATTCTGGACCTGAGGTGCCAAAGGCACCTCGTTCGATTACCAGGTTTGGGTTTCGACGAACTTATCGAGGCCGGCCTTCAACTCACCTTCGATGTCGGCATTATAGTTGCCAGTCTCGTTGATGGTCTTCATAAGCTCAGCATGCTCGCTGTTCATGAAAGAGAGCAAAGATGCTTCGAAATCACCAATTTTATTAAGCTCAACGCTCTTTAGGTAACCTTTTTCAGCTGAGAAAATAGACACAGCCTGATTAGCTACGCTCATAGGGGCGTATTGCTTTTGCTTCATAAGTTCGGTAACACGCTCACCATGCTCAAGCTGAGCACGTGTTGCATCATCTAAGTCAGATGCAAACTGTGAGAACGCTGCAAGCTCTCGATACTGTGCAAGTGCGCTACGAATACCGCCTGACAGTTTCTTGATGATCTTCGTCTGCGCCGCACCACCAACACGAGAAACCGAAATACCAGGGTTAACAGCAGGACGTAGTCCAGAGTTAAACAGGTCAGTTTCAAGGAAGATCTGACCATCAGTAATCGAAATTACGTTAGTCGGTACGAATGCAGATACGTCACCCGCTTGAGTTTCAATAATCGGCAGAGCTGTCAAAGAACCAGTTTGGCCTTTCACTTCACCTTTAGTGAACTTCTCAACATACTCAGCGTTAACACGTGAAGCACGTTCTAACAGACGAGAGTGAAGATAGAATACATCACCTGGGTATGCTTCACGTCCTGGAGGACGCTTAAGTAGCAATGAAATCTGACGATAAGCAACTGCTTGCTTAGAAAGATCATCATAGACAATCAGTGCATCTTCACCGCGATCGCGGAAATACTCACCCATTGAACAACCAGAGTATGGAGCCAAATATTGCAGTGCAGCAGCTTCAGAAGCTGTAGCAACAACAACAATGGTGTTCGCCAAAGCGCCATGTTCTTCTAGCTTGCGTACCACGTTAGCAATGGTAGAAGCCTTTTGGCCTACCGCTACGTATACACACTTAATGCCAGTATTTTTTTGATTGATAATTGAATCGATCGCAAGAGCGGTTTTACCGATCTGACGGTCACCAATAATCAATTCACGTTGTCCACGACCAATAGGGATCATAGAGTCAACGGCTTTGTAACCAGTTTGCACTGGTTGATCTACTGACTGACGTTCAATAACACCTGGTGCGATTACTTCAACAGGAGAGAAACCATCGTGATCGAGTGGTCCTTTTCCGTCGATTGGTTCACCCAATGTGTTGACTACGCGGCCTAATAGACCACGGCCAACTGGGACTTCCAAAATACGACCAGTTGTTTTAACTTTATCGCCTTCTGCCAAAGAGGCATAAGGACCCATCACTACGGCACCGACAGAATCACGTTCTAAGTTCAACGCGATTGCGAAACGGTTACCAGGCAGTTCGATCATCTCACCTTGCATCACATCGGCTAGGCCGTGGATGCGGATGATGCCGTCACTTACTGCAACGATAGTACCTTCGTTGCGAGCTTCACTAACGACTTCGAACTGCTCGATCCGCTGTTTAATCAGATCGCTGATTTCAGTGGAATTCAGTTGCATGCTCAAACTCCCAATTACGATTGCAGCGTATCAGACAGACGCGAAATTTTTCCGCGGACCGAGCCATCTATGACGAGGTCACCTGCCGTGATAATAAAACCAGCTATTAGGCTGGCATCTGTGCTGCAATTCAGCTTTATTTTGCGTGTGAGACGTTTCTCTAAAGAAACACTAATATCCTGTTGTTGCTCTGAAGTAAGCTCTGTAGCTGAAACGACAAACGCTTCAATCTCTTTTGCCCATTCATGCTTCATCTCAACAAAAAGTTGAGACACTGCAGGTAGTGCTTCTAAACGACCGTTTTCAGCCATTACCTTTAACAGATTTTGACCTTGCTCATTGACTTGCTCACCACAAACATTAATAAAAAGTTCGGCAAGCTTATTACTGGCTAATGCGCCAGATAGCAGTGGCTTAATGGTTTCGTTTTCACTTACCATGGCCGCGAAGTTCAGCATTTCTGCCCAACTATCAACTGCATTTTTTTCAATAGCAAAATCAAACGCTGCCTTTGCGTAAGGACGAGCGATGGTGGTTATTTCA is from Shewanella sp. MTB7 and encodes:
- the atpD gene encoding F0F1 ATP synthase subunit beta translates to MSTGTVVQVIGAVVDVEFPQDSVPQIYDALKIESEDLVLEVQQQLGGGVVRTIAMGTSDGLRRGLEVVNSGSPISVPVGEKTLGRIMNVLGQPIDECGEIGEQERYVIHREAPSYEDQSSSTELLETGIKVIDLICPFAKGGKVGLFGGAGVGKTVNMMELINNIAKAHSGLSVFAGVGERTREGNDFYYEMKDSGVLDKVAMVYGQMNEPPGNRLRVALTGLTMAEKFRDEGKDVLFFVDNIYRYTLAGTEVSALLGRMPSAVGYQPTLAEEMGVLQERITSTKTGSITSVQAVYVPADDLTDPSPATTFAHLDATVVLSRNIASMGIYPAVDPLDSTSRQLDPLVVGQEHYDVANGVQTVLQRYKELKDIIAILGMDELSDEDKTTVARARKIEKYLSQPFFVAEVFTGSPGKYVSLKDTIRGFKGILEGEFDHLPEQAFYMVGSIDEAVEKANKK
- the atpG gene encoding F0F1 ATP synthase subunit gamma; amino-acid sequence: MANAKEIKTKIASVQNTQKITSAMEMVAASKMRRAQERMAASRPYAENMRKVIGHVAQGSLEYKHPYLEVREAKRVGYIVVSTDRGLCGGLNVNLFKKVIADVKQQRAAGVEVEFCPIGARSVQFFTNFGGIVPAQASGLGDAPKLADLIGTVRVMLEGYNEGKLDRLYVVFNKFVNTMSQMPVIEQLLPLPKSKEDEISHHWDYIYEPDPKELLDTLLVRYVESQVYQGVVENIASEQAARMVAMKSATDNAGDLIKDLQLVYNKARQAAITQELSEIVAGAAAV
- the atpH gene encoding F0F1 ATP synthase subunit delta — translated: MAEITTIARPYAKAAFDFAIEKNAVDSWAEMLNFAAMVSENETIKPLLSGALASNKLAELFINVCGEQVNEQGQNLLKVMAENGRLEALPAVSQLFVEMKHEWAKEIEAFVVSATELTSEQQQDISVSLEKRLTRKIKLNCSTDASLIAGFIITAGDLVIDGSVRGKISRLSDTLQS
- the atpA gene encoding F0F1 ATP synthase subunit alpha; its protein translation is MQLNSTEISDLIKQRIEQFEVVSEARNEGTIVAVSDGIIRIHGLADVMQGEMIELPGNRFAIALNLERDSVGAVVMGPYASLAEGDKVKTTGRILEVPVGRGLLGRVVNTLGEPIDGKGPLDHDGFSPVEVIAPGVIERQSVDQPVQTGYKAVDSMIPIGRGQRELIIGDRQIGKTALAIDSIINQKNTGIKCVYVAVGQKASTIANVVRKLEEHGALANTIVVVATASEAAALQYLAPYSGCSMGEYFRDRGEDALIVYDDLSKQAVAYRQISLLLKRPPGREAYPGDVFYLHSRLLERASRVNAEYVEKFTKGEVKGQTGSLTALPIIETQAGDVSAFVPTNVISITDGQIFLETDLFNSGLRPAVNPGISVSRVGGAAQTKIIKKLSGGIRSALAQYRELAAFSQFASDLDDATRAQLEHGERVTELMKQKQYAPMSVANQAVSIFSAEKGYLKSVELNKIGDFEASLLSFMNSEHAELMKTINETGNYNADIEGELKAGLDKFVETQTW
- a CDS encoding F0F1 ATP synthase subunit epsilon; this encodes MAAMTVQLDIVSAENNIFTGLVAHLQVTGSEGELGIMPGHAPLLTYIKPGMARIVKQDGKEEVFYLSGGILEVQPFSVSVLADVVLRADEIDEKAAGEAKRRAESAMADAGADFNYAAAAIELAQAVAQLRVVETIKKNISR